From Desulfuromonas soudanensis, the proteins below share one genomic window:
- a CDS encoding RsmE family RNA methyltransferase has protein sequence MPNSAAPGLNSMSVNGGGRASLVSLTAVPVLETEVRLGREGAAALALWQARPGEILTVVDPEQGWYRARLLNLEADGAVVVPFARLSHPAESPLAIEVYQALPEKERFELILQKLTEIGVYRIAPCLSRRSITLQERDAGQKKSHRWPEVLLRAARQCRRGMIPELMPVLTWEETLDQAQHADLKLILYEGEAPWTLREVLAKDNPQCIALLVGPEGGFADDEVAEAQQKGFLPVSIGPRIFRTETAAIVGAALLQFAAGDLG, from the coding sequence ATGCCGAATTCCGCGGCGCCGGGTTTGAACTCGATGTCCGTTAATGGCGGCGGCCGTGCCAGCCTCGTTTCTCTTACGGCCGTCCCCGTTCTCGAAACGGAGGTTCGCCTCGGTCGGGAGGGTGCTGCGGCCCTGGCCCTCTGGCAAGCCCGCCCCGGAGAGATTCTCACAGTAGTCGACCCCGAGCAGGGGTGGTACCGCGCCCGTCTCCTGAATCTGGAAGCGGATGGAGCCGTTGTCGTCCCCTTTGCCCGTCTTTCTCACCCCGCCGAGAGCCCGCTGGCCATCGAGGTTTACCAGGCGCTTCCCGAAAAGGAGCGTTTCGAACTGATCCTGCAGAAATTGACCGAAATCGGTGTGTACCGGATCGCCCCCTGTCTCTCCAGGCGCTCCATCACGCTGCAGGAGCGGGATGCAGGGCAGAAAAAGTCCCACCGCTGGCCCGAGGTGCTGTTGCGGGCGGCAAGGCAATGCCGGCGCGGCATGATCCCGGAACTTATGCCGGTTCTCACCTGGGAAGAAACCCTCGATCAGGCGCAACATGCGGACCTTAAGCTGATCCTCTATGAAGGAGAGGCACCCTGGACCCTCAGGGAAGTTCTGGCGAAGGACAATCCTCAATGCATCGCCCTGCTCGTCGGTCCCGAAGGGGGCTTTGCCGATGACGAGGTCGCCGAGGCACAACAAAAGGGGTTCCTGCCGGTTTCCATCGGCCCGAGGATTTTTCGTACCGAGACGGCCGCCATTGTCGGCGCCGCTCTCCTGCAGTTCGCCGCCGGCGATCTCGGCTAG
- a CDS encoding RNA methyltransferase: protein MTSELLASPLPQESLGRLENVAVVLVEPQGALNIGSVCRAMANFGFSDLRLVQPEADHLGDEARRMAVKAGALLEGARIYPDLAAALGDCQMAFGTTRRFGKYREDFLHPDGAARTLLPWTEEGRVALVFGREDKGLLTAELDLCQRFVTIPTSEELPSMNLAQAVTLCLYETAKAFAEGNGKSLGERRLATGEVVEGMFAHMKRTLLEIGYLDPQNPDHILHTFRRIFGRSGLNDREVRILHGLLRSIDWVERERRRGKGE, encoded by the coding sequence ATGACATCTGAATTGCTGGCCAGTCCGTTGCCGCAGGAGTCTCTGGGGAGGCTCGAAAACGTCGCCGTCGTTCTCGTCGAACCCCAGGGGGCTCTCAATATCGGCTCGGTCTGTCGGGCCATGGCCAATTTCGGGTTTTCCGACCTGCGGCTGGTCCAGCCCGAGGCCGATCATCTCGGCGACGAAGCGCGGCGCATGGCGGTCAAGGCCGGTGCGCTCCTCGAAGGGGCCCGGATCTATCCCGATCTGGCGGCGGCCCTCGGCGACTGCCAGATGGCCTTCGGCACCACCCGTCGTTTCGGCAAGTATCGGGAGGATTTCCTTCATCCCGACGGCGCCGCACGAACCCTTCTCCCCTGGACGGAAGAGGGGAGGGTGGCTCTCGTCTTCGGCCGCGAGGACAAGGGATTGCTGACTGCCGAACTCGACCTGTGCCAGCGCTTTGTCACCATTCCCACCAGCGAGGAGCTGCCGTCGATGAATCTGGCCCAGGCTGTGACCCTCTGCCTGTACGAGACGGCCAAGGCCTTTGCCGAGGGGAACGGCAAGTCTCTCGGAGAGAGGCGGCTCGCCACCGGAGAGGTGGTGGAGGGGATGTTTGCCCACATGAAAAGGACTCTCCTCGAGATCGGCTACCTCGATCCCCAAAATCCCGACCACATTCTGCATACCTTTCGCAGGATCTTCGGCCGCAGCGGCCTCAACGACCGAGAGGTGCGGATCCTGCACGGCCTTTTGCGCAGCATCGACTGGGTGGAACGGGAGAGACGCAGGGGAAAGGGGGAATGA
- a CDS encoding class I SAM-dependent RNA methyltransferase, whose amino-acid sequence MTPVRLRLDTLAYGGNAVGRLQGKAIFVPGGAPGDEILCRIVREKKRFAEGELEELLVAGPGRRTPPCPVFGDCGGCQWQHLDYGEQSLWKERIFAETLRRQCGIDESLLLPLAIAPEEWGYRSRVQFKCSQGEGTFDLGFYRRGSHSVIDVPRCAIADPRINAALGLFRHWLRGLPIPGRILQVDMAVGDTGGVRVVVHLADEDPVPLARYLTPLAREAGFALFLQFGRKGALHPCCGVADLTIGIGAPEMFLGYGPGGFAQVNLAQNRYLIQLVEEAADLTGTERVLDLFCGMGNFSLPLARRAGEVIGVEGFAPSIVKARDNALRNGIGNAVFHACPAESAALRFRSAGGWDLALLDPPRAGAFEVIKDLVRARPRRILYVSCDPPTLARDLVPLLQGGYTLAWSRPIDLFPQTCHTESLTLLTLGPR is encoded by the coding sequence ATGACACCGGTCCGGTTGCGTCTCGATACCCTGGCCTATGGGGGGAATGCGGTGGGCCGCCTCCAGGGGAAGGCGATTTTTGTCCCCGGCGGCGCCCCGGGAGACGAAATCCTCTGCCGGATCGTACGGGAGAAAAAACGCTTCGCCGAAGGGGAGCTGGAGGAACTTCTGGTGGCGGGTCCCGGGCGGCGAACGCCCCCCTGCCCGGTCTTCGGCGATTGCGGCGGCTGCCAATGGCAGCATCTGGACTACGGGGAGCAGTCACTTTGGAAGGAACGGATCTTCGCCGAGACGCTGCGCCGTCAGTGCGGCATCGACGAGAGCCTGCTTCTCCCCCTGGCGATCGCTCCCGAGGAGTGGGGGTATCGCAGTCGGGTGCAATTCAAATGTTCCCAGGGGGAAGGGACGTTCGACCTCGGGTTTTATCGCCGCGGAAGCCATTCCGTCATCGATGTCCCCCGCTGCGCCATCGCCGACCCCCGAATCAACGCCGCCCTCGGCCTCTTTCGCCACTGGTTGCGGGGACTCCCCATTCCGGGTCGGATACTGCAGGTCGATATGGCCGTCGGGGACACCGGCGGAGTGCGTGTCGTTGTCCACCTCGCCGATGAAGACCCCGTGCCTCTGGCCCGCTATTTGACTCCCCTGGCCAGGGAGGCCGGATTCGCCCTTTTCCTCCAATTTGGCCGCAAGGGGGCCCTGCATCCCTGCTGCGGCGTCGCCGATCTGACCATCGGAATCGGCGCGCCGGAAATGTTCCTTGGCTACGGCCCCGGGGGCTTTGCCCAGGTGAACCTGGCACAGAATCGTTACCTGATCCAGCTCGTCGAAGAGGCCGCCGACCTTACCGGGACGGAACGGGTTCTCGACCTCTTCTGCGGCATGGGAAACTTCTCCCTCCCCCTGGCGCGGCGAGCCGGTGAAGTCATCGGTGTCGAAGGTTTTGCGCCGTCGATTGTCAAGGCCCGGGATAATGCCCTGCGCAACGGCATCGGCAATGCGGTTTTCCATGCCTGCCCGGCCGAATCCGCGGCGTTGCGTTTCCGTTCCGCCGGCGGCTGGGACCTCGCACTTCTCGATCCTCCGCGGGCCGGAGCCTTTGAGGTCATAAAGGATCTGGTCCGGGCCCGGCCCCGGCGCATTCTCTATGTCTCCTGCGACCCGCCGACCCTCGCCCGTGATCTGGTGCCCCTCCTTCAGGGTGGCTACACCCTGGCATGGTCCCGGCCCATTGACCTCTTTCCCCAGACCTGTCACACTGAAAGCCTGACCCTGCTGACACTCGGGCCGCGTTGA
- a CDS encoding ribosome maturation factor RimP, whose product MELVELEYQKEGREWVVRIFLDKVGGVNLDDCSSVSREVGTVLEVEDVVPEGYRLEVSSPGLDRPLKKAADYQRFVGELAKIKTFEKMDPDGRGQERKTFVGRLLGFEEGRVRILQLDKKGGEVSFALEEIAKANLEPEF is encoded by the coding sequence ATGGAGCTTGTCGAGCTCGAGTACCAGAAGGAAGGTCGGGAGTGGGTTGTGCGGATCTTTCTCGACAAGGTTGGAGGCGTCAATCTCGACGACTGCTCCAGTGTCAGTCGCGAGGTCGGAACGGTTCTCGAGGTCGAAGACGTCGTTCCGGAGGGCTACCGGCTCGAGGTTTCTTCCCCTGGGCTCGATCGTCCGTTGAAAAAAGCGGCCGACTATCAGCGCTTCGTGGGCGAATTAGCCAAGATTAAAACTTTTGAAAAAATGGATCCCGACGGTCGCGGGCAGGAGCGCAAAACCTTCGTCGGGCGTCTCCTTGGTTTCGAAGAGGGGCGGGTCAGGATCCTGCAGCTGGACAAGAAGGGGGGGGAAGTTTCCTTCGCCCTCGAGGAAATCGCAAAAGCAAATCTTGAGCCTGAGTTTTAA
- the nusA gene encoding transcription termination factor NusA has protein sequence MVVNLNHVIDQVVKDKGIDRAVLVEALESAVLSAANKKYRNTRDLEVHYNDELGEAELFEFVTVVDEVQDSYKEIDLAEAQEIDSEVEVGDSLGMKMDASGFSRIAAQTAKQVIIQKVREAEREGVYNEFKDRVGELINGIVRRYERGDLIIDLGRTEALLPHREQVPRENYRQGDRVRAYLAEVKMSPKGPQIILSRTHPGVVAALFHFEVPEIAEGIVEIMGVAREPGSRAKIAVLSHDPDVDPVGACVGMRGSRVQNVVSEMRGEKIDIIPWSPDVARFACSALSPAEVTRVYVDNDEQALEIIVPDDQLSLAIGKKGQNVRLAAKLTGWKIDIKSETRAAEAELEELTGGRDAEEEPVAELGESFTKEQLYELAKEHNVAGRSNMTKDELALRLTELGVLGGSSDEEPAEAEEQG, from the coding sequence ATGGTAGTGAATCTTAACCATGTCATCGACCAGGTTGTTAAAGATAAGGGGATCGACCGGGCCGTTTTGGTCGAGGCGCTGGAGTCGGCCGTGTTGTCCGCCGCCAACAAGAAATATCGCAATACCCGCGATCTCGAAGTTCACTACAATGACGAGTTGGGTGAAGCCGAGCTCTTCGAATTCGTTACCGTTGTCGACGAGGTTCAGGATTCCTACAAGGAAATCGATCTCGCCGAAGCCCAGGAGATCGATTCGGAAGTCGAGGTCGGCGACTCCCTGGGGATGAAGATGGATGCCAGCGGCTTCAGCCGTATTGCCGCCCAGACCGCCAAGCAGGTCATCATCCAGAAGGTGAGGGAGGCCGAGCGCGAGGGCGTGTACAACGAATTTAAAGACAGGGTCGGAGAGTTGATCAACGGCATCGTTCGCCGTTATGAGCGTGGCGACCTGATTATCGATCTCGGTCGTACCGAGGCTCTTCTTCCTCACCGGGAGCAGGTTCCCCGCGAGAATTACCGCCAGGGAGACCGGGTTCGTGCCTATCTTGCCGAGGTAAAAATGTCCCCGAAGGGGCCGCAGATCATCCTCTCCCGCACCCATCCAGGGGTCGTTGCCGCACTCTTCCATTTCGAGGTTCCCGAGATCGCAGAGGGGATCGTGGAAATCATGGGGGTTGCCCGCGAACCGGGGAGCCGTGCGAAAATCGCTGTTCTTTCCCATGACCCCGATGTCGATCCCGTCGGTGCCTGCGTCGGGATGCGCGGCTCCCGCGTACAAAATGTGGTCTCCGAAATGCGCGGCGAGAAAATCGACATTATTCCCTGGAGCCCCGACGTCGCCCGTTTTGCCTGCTCCGCCCTTTCTCCTGCCGAGGTGACCCGGGTTTATGTGGACAACGACGAGCAGGCCCTGGAAATTATCGTTCCCGACGATCAGCTTTCCTTGGCCATTGGTAAAAAAGGCCAGAATGTTCGTCTCGCGGCCAAGCTCACCGGTTGGAAGATCGATATCAAGAGCGAGACCCGCGCCGCCGAGGCCGAGCTCGAAGAGCTGACCGGCGGTCGCGATGCCGAAGAGGAGCCTGTCGCCGAGCTCGGCGAGAGTTTCACCAAAGAACAGTTATATGAACTGGCCAAAGAGCACAATGTTGCCGGCCGCAGCAATATGACCAAGGATGAGCTCGCCCTGCGCCTGACCGAGCTCGGCGTTCTTGGCGGCTCTTCCGATGAGGAGCCTGCGGAGGCGGAAGAGCAGGGGTAG
- a CDS encoding DUF448 domain-containing protein gives MRTAGKKAQRSCLGCREAQDQDKLVRYVLSPQGELLVDYRMRLPGRGAYTCFDPQCIFAAIKRRQFERALKWGGESLDGQTLVDSLATQVREKILNLVGIARKSNNIVSGGTLVLSSLGKNGGISLVLLAEDISAAIGQKVLDKAGVFEVPCYYLASKDELGHLVGKGERSVIGLKTGSLAESLEVELLRYKYIVGES, from the coding sequence GTGCGTACGGCGGGGAAAAAAGCTCAACGTTCCTGTCTCGGTTGCCGTGAGGCGCAGGATCAGGATAAACTAGTACGCTACGTTCTTTCGCCGCAGGGTGAATTACTCGTTGATTATCGCATGAGGCTTCCCGGTCGAGGCGCTTATACTTGTTTCGATCCCCAGTGCATCTTCGCAGCCATTAAACGGCGGCAGTTTGAACGTGCTCTCAAGTGGGGGGGCGAGTCTCTCGACGGTCAGACCCTGGTTGACAGTCTCGCCACCCAGGTCAGAGAGAAAATTCTCAATCTGGTCGGAATAGCCCGCAAGTCAAACAACATAGTCTCGGGGGGTACCCTCGTTCTTTCGTCTTTGGGAAAAAACGGGGGGATATCCCTGGTTTTGCTGGCGGAAGATATTTCTGCCGCCATAGGGCAAAAGGTGCTCGACAAGGCCGGGGTTTTTGAAGTTCCTTGCTACTATCTTGCCAGCAAGGATGAGCTTGGTCACCTCGTTGGCAAAGGGGAACGAAGCGTGATTGGACTCAAGACCGGATCGCTTGCCGAGTCGCTTGAGGTCGAACTTTTGAGATATAAGTACATAGTAGGGGAGAGTTGA
- the infB gene encoding translation initiation factor IF-2 has translation MGKTRVYELAQKLGLENKALLERLQEAGVEAKSHMSVLEEQDLQKLEAASVPPVEKVEEERVTPGLIRRRRKEMPPAVTAEAASTEKAVEAPASAEAPPVPVETKTEAPSEPVSEKTVAAPVEKPLVTESAAEAEGKPVKAKEEAVVVPAKTEAKGEKVTSSRAKILGRLELPKAPEAAPRRQERPAPPSRGERPAGPRPDRPAPGARPAPGDRPVAGARPAPGARPAPGARPAPGARPAPGGRPAPGGRPAPGGRSSAPGMGAPPADEVFPAKEARGGKKNKKGKGADYSAAAAAAGPGAPGRRTRREVFEPDRNGKFRKGRKSDRTTKKTEVTVSKAIKRIIRISDVITVAELAKRMGVKGKDLIKELMRQGTMVTINHPLDFETAAILASEFNYEVENVAFDEETLLEHSSVKGAEEASADDLKTRPPVVTIMGHVDHGKTSLLDAIRTANVTAGEAGGITQHIGAYDVELDGKKITFLDTPGHEAFTAMRARGAKVTDIVILVVAADDGVMPQTREAINHAKAAGVPIIVAINKMDKPNATPDKVRQGLTEFGLVSEDWGGDTIFVEVSAKLHTNLDRLLEMILLQAEVMDLKANPTKRVRGIIVEARLDKGRGPVVTVLVQEGTLKIGDPIVAGTHYGRVRSMINDRGERVDAAGPSFPVEVTGLSGVPDAGDMFHAVEDEKTAKDVAQHRAQKLRETELARTSKVSLEQLFARIQEGDIKELKVIIKGDVQGSVEAVRDSLTKLSTDACRLVVLHTGVGGIIESDVSLASASDAIVIGFNVRPEPKAATLAESEGVDIRLYNIIYDAVADVRNAMEGLLAPTLREKFLGRVEVRETFSVSKIGTIAGCYVLDGKVLRGAKVRLVRDNVVVWEGKMNSLKRFKDDVKEAAAGYECGIGLENYNGAKVGDIIEVFEIEEIKTAL, from the coding sequence ATGGGAAAAACACGGGTATACGAATTGGCGCAGAAACTAGGGTTGGAAAACAAAGCTCTGCTGGAACGGTTGCAGGAAGCTGGGGTTGAGGCGAAGAGTCATATGAGCGTTTTGGAAGAACAAGATCTTCAGAAATTGGAAGCCGCCTCCGTTCCCCCTGTGGAAAAGGTCGAAGAGGAGAGGGTTACTCCCGGACTGATTCGCCGTCGCCGCAAGGAAATGCCGCCGGCTGTGACCGCAGAAGCGGCTTCAACCGAAAAAGCGGTTGAGGCTCCTGCCTCAGCAGAAGCGCCCCCTGTTCCTGTCGAAACCAAGACGGAAGCCCCGTCCGAACCCGTTTCGGAAAAAACCGTTGCCGCTCCGGTGGAGAAGCCGCTGGTGACCGAATCTGCGGCCGAGGCCGAGGGAAAGCCGGTCAAAGCCAAGGAAGAGGCGGTGGTTGTCCCGGCCAAGACAGAGGCCAAAGGGGAGAAGGTCACTTCCTCTCGGGCTAAAATTCTCGGACGGTTGGAATTGCCGAAGGCACCGGAAGCTGCGCCCCGTCGTCAGGAGCGTCCGGCGCCGCCTTCCCGTGGCGAGCGTCCCGCCGGCCCGCGGCCTGATCGTCCAGCACCCGGAGCGCGACCCGCTCCCGGTGATCGCCCGGTGGCCGGTGCACGCCCCGCACCTGGCGCACGTCCTGCTCCTGGCGCACGTCCTGCTCCGGGGGCACGCCCCGCTCCGGGTGGACGTCCCGCCCCCGGTGGACGCCCCGCCCCTGGCGGTCGTAGCTCGGCTCCGGGAATGGGAGCTCCTCCGGCCGATGAGGTCTTTCCCGCCAAGGAGGCCCGTGGCGGGAAGAAAAACAAGAAAGGGAAGGGGGCGGACTACAGCGCTGCTGCCGCCGCTGCCGGACCCGGTGCGCCCGGCCGACGCACCCGCCGGGAAGTCTTCGAACCCGATCGCAACGGCAAGTTTCGCAAGGGCCGCAAGTCGGACAGAACGACCAAAAAAACGGAAGTCACCGTGTCCAAGGCCATCAAGCGCATTATCCGCATCAGTGACGTCATTACCGTGGCCGAACTGGCCAAGCGCATGGGCGTTAAAGGCAAGGATCTGATCAAGGAGCTGATGCGCCAGGGGACCATGGTGACGATCAACCATCCTCTCGACTTCGAAACGGCGGCCATTCTTGCCTCCGAGTTCAATTATGAAGTGGAGAACGTGGCCTTCGACGAGGAGACCCTCCTCGAGCACTCCAGTGTCAAGGGGGCCGAGGAGGCTTCGGCCGACGATCTCAAGACCCGTCCGCCGGTGGTGACCATCATGGGTCACGTCGACCACGGCAAGACCAGTCTTCTCGATGCCATCCGGACCGCCAACGTTACGGCCGGGGAAGCCGGCGGCATTACCCAGCACATCGGTGCTTATGATGTGGAACTCGACGGGAAGAAGATCACCTTTCTCGATACCCCCGGCCACGAGGCCTTTACGGCCATGCGTGCCCGTGGCGCCAAGGTGACCGATATTGTCATTCTGGTTGTGGCTGCCGACGACGGCGTCATGCCGCAGACCAGGGAAGCCATCAATCATGCCAAGGCGGCCGGGGTTCCGATCATCGTGGCCATCAACAAGATGGACAAGCCGAACGCCACTCCCGACAAGGTGCGGCAAGGGCTTACCGAATTCGGCCTGGTGTCCGAAGACTGGGGTGGAGATACCATCTTTGTCGAGGTTTCGGCCAAACTGCACACCAACCTCGATCGGCTTCTGGAGATGATCCTTCTCCAGGCAGAGGTGATGGATCTCAAGGCTAACCCCACCAAACGCGTCCGCGGCATCATTGTCGAGGCTCGTCTCGACAAGGGTCGCGGTCCTGTGGTCACGGTTCTGGTTCAGGAGGGGACGCTGAAAATCGGCGATCCCATCGTCGCCGGAACGCACTACGGCCGGGTGCGCAGCATGATCAACGACCGTGGCGAGCGGGTCGATGCGGCGGGGCCGTCCTTCCCCGTTGAAGTCACCGGACTTTCCGGTGTTCCCGATGCCGGAGACATGTTCCACGCTGTCGAGGACGAGAAAACCGCCAAGGATGTGGCCCAGCATCGGGCCCAGAAACTGCGCGAGACCGAATTGGCCCGCACCAGCAAGGTTTCTCTCGAACAGCTCTTTGCCCGGATTCAGGAAGGGGATATCAAAGAGCTCAAGGTTATCATCAAGGGGGATGTCCAGGGCTCGGTGGAAGCGGTCCGCGACTCGCTCACCAAGCTCTCCACCGATGCCTGCCGCCTCGTTGTTCTCCACACCGGCGTTGGCGGCATTATCGAAAGCGACGTTTCCCTGGCCTCGGCATCCGATGCCATCGTCATCGGTTTCAATGTTCGTCCCGAGCCGAAGGCGGCGACACTGGCCGAATCCGAAGGCGTCGACATCCGTCTCTACAACATTATTTATGATGCGGTCGCCGACGTGCGCAATGCCATGGAAGGCCTCCTGGCACCGACCCTGCGGGAAAAATTCCTCGGACGGGTCGAAGTCCGGGAAACCTTCAGCGTCTCCAAGATCGGCACCATCGCCGGCTGTTACGTCCTCGATGGCAAGGTGCTGCGTGGCGCCAAGGTGCGCCTCGTCAGAGACAATGTCGTGGTCTGGGAAGGGAAGATGAATTCCCTGAAGCGCTTCAAGGACGACGTCAAGGAAGCCGCCGCCGGCTACGAGTGCGGCATCGGCCTGGAGAACTACAATGGTGCCAAGGTCGGCGACATCATCGAGGTCTTCGAGATAGAAGAGATTAAAACCGCTCTCTAG
- a CDS encoding DUF503 domain-containing protein: MVVGILRLELFLPAPQSLKGKRALVQKILGRCRQRFSASCAETGAQDLWQRTELGFAVVGSDEASLHTVFHHIEEEIDRIGVGDVTERYVEFLHFK, translated from the coding sequence TTGGTCGTCGGCATCCTCAGACTCGAGCTGTTTCTGCCTGCGCCCCAATCCCTCAAGGGAAAAAGGGCCCTGGTGCAGAAGATTCTCGGCCGTTGTCGCCAGCGCTTTTCCGCTTCCTGTGCGGAAACGGGGGCACAGGATCTCTGGCAGCGCACGGAACTCGGGTTCGCCGTTGTCGGCAGCGATGAAGCTTCCCTGCACACGGTCTTTCACCATATCGAAGAGGAGATCGACCGCATCGGCGTCGGGGACGTCACCGAACGCTATGTGGAATTTCTTCACTTCAAATAG
- a CDS encoding ribosome-binding factor A: MEFKRYHRVGEQIHKEVSSLLLKGLKDPRIGFVTITAVDVTADMRYAKVFFTVMGDDLARSNSEQGLNSSASFIRRELGKRLGLRYVPEISFHFDASLDYGNRIESLLREIHTGHDDDSGDTEKD; the protein is encoded by the coding sequence TTGGAATTCAAACGCTATCACCGGGTCGGTGAACAGATACATAAGGAGGTTTCCTCCCTGCTTCTCAAGGGGTTGAAGGATCCGCGGATCGGTTTCGTCACCATCACCGCCGTGGATGTGACGGCGGACATGCGCTACGCCAAGGTGTTCTTCACCGTCATGGGCGACGATCTGGCGCGCAGCAATTCGGAGCAGGGACTCAACAGTTCGGCCTCCTTCATTCGCCGCGAACTCGGAAAACGCCTCGGACTGCGCTATGTCCCCGAAATCAGTTTTCACTTCGATGCCTCTCTGGACTACGGCAACCGGATCGAATCTCTCCTTCGCGAAATCCATACCGGGCACGATGATGATTCAGGCGATACTGAAAAAGATTGA